The window CAGCCTTTGATAGACTTGGCTGCGCTTCTCAGCTCTGACAACTGCTTGGAGTGCATTGTACCCCTAAGTAGCACAGTTCATGTCAGGTTGGGTTAACTGGAGGTTTAGGGGACTCACATCTTTGCTGGGAGCAGtgaaaaatttacttttatGATCTCCTCCCAAGTGGAGATGTTTGGTCCTTACTGGAACCAAGCTGATCAGGAGCCTTTAGGGCTGAAACAATCTGTTTTGGGCAACCTACTGAGCTGCTGTCTTTGTATCTTAACGTGTGAACAGGGTGATTGCCACAGAAGGGAGGTCAGTTCTTGTCAAACACTGACCCAAATAATCCTTGGTATATGATCTGCATGGGCCAAAGCTCCCACCTTCCTTATCCAGTGGAGTTAACCAGGACTTAGCTGTGCATGGAGGCCCCAGCACATGGTCAGCCCATGCCCATCTCCCCAGAGGTTCAGGAATTCTGCAAATGACGGGAtgtgtccaaacctcccagcTGAGGTGGGGTGCTCGGgccgggggctgcagctgggaggtCAGCACTGTCACCCTGGCAGTGActctgtgctgctcttccctggctGGCAGTGTCCCTGTTTGCCCTGGCCCATGGCCAGGAGCCTGGGATGGCACAGGTGTCCCCAGATGACTTTGTGCACTGTCACTCTCTGCTTGGAGCAAAGCCATCACTCCTTCAAATCATGTTATGGCCTGTGTATTCCCCCTGGCCCTCTCTCTTCCATCCAGGccctttccccccttccttGCTGTTTGTCTGGTGTCAGATTTGATAGATGTTTTTGAAGAACAAACTTCAATTTTCTGCCAGAAAGATGCTGTTGGTTGTTTTCCTCTGAGTAATGCACTTTGGGATTGTCTCCTGGTGACTCAcaatggcagctgctgcttttctccagaACATGGGAGAGCTTTGCAGAGCTCTCAAGCAGCCATGTAACCACAAGAGAACATGCCCACACCAActaacactttttaaagtactttgggttttaatttttctttttcaaagaagaACTCAGTGAGATGCAGTTTTCAACGGGTGAGCAACCAGATGTGCCCCATATCTCTGATTGCCTGGCTGCCTGATGGGCTCATTCAGCATTTCTATGAACTTGATCTCTGTCTAAATAACTtacacagacacagctccatTGTTCTGCACCCTGATTTCCTCTCAGGTGGCTTGGCAGGTGATGTACTGGGGGAAGTTTTCTGGTCAGCACTTTTGTTACCTGCTAACACTTAGCTCAGAGCTGAGAAATGCAGTGAGGTGAGATCTATTTATTATTGCAACAGAGGGAAATCCTCGTTAGAGCTCTTTAGCCCTCCTTCATTGCCGTTAAGGCAGTAGCTTTGTCTCAGAGGATTAATACACATCCAGCGGCTATTCTAAGGCCTTAGGAGTGAGCGTGGGTGTTGCTGGAGGATTGACGCGGCCCCGggggctgggcaggctgtgcaGTGATGCTCAGCTGCCCGTGCTGGGCGGGCTCTGCCGCCGCCTCCGGACACTCCCAGCGctaatccctccctgccccaaatcccGCCGAGCTCTGAAAGCCAAAGCCGCTCCAGCCTGCGTGAGTGGGGATGCTGTGCACCTCACATGAGGGTGCCTGGTCATAGTCCAAAGCATCCAAAGATGTTTTAGTGCCTAAGCTGAGAGGGGACACAAAGACAGCCCAAGAGCCTCCCTTCGTGTTCCGTAGGGCAGTGGTCTCAGTgtctctccctgtcccatctTGCTCCATCTTGCTGTTCCTCCCTGATAAATTTCCCATATTCTGTTTCCTCCTCTGAGTGAGCCTTGGTCACACAGacaaatctgcatttttctcattcttgGCTCAGACGTCATTACTGGGGCTGGAGAAGTCtggtgccaggcacagctgggctctGGAGCTGTTTCCTGCTGTTCCCCAGTGCCCTTCTGTCATGGGTGAAATGTCTGTGGTGACATGTCCTGTTAAACACCTCCAACATATTCTCTGTTTCAGGTGGTCTAAGCACAGCCGTGGGTTATCCACTGGACACAGTAAAGGTACCTGTTGGAGCTGTATTTCTTGACTATAGAACAAAAATAAGGAGGCCCTTTTGTTTTCCTActccttttcagaaaaaataatacttaATCTGCATTACATCTCCATATGTCATTGTATTTGGTTGTGTTTGTCtctaacaacaacaacaaaaaaattaaactgcttGGTGATGTTATTTTATGGTTAATTATCTGGTTTGCTGCTATGgcatttgttgttttatttatttttagcctGATTATCTGCATTTTAAAGTTGTCCCTGTATTCCTAGGTGAGAATTCAGACTGAGAACCACTACAGAGGATTTTGGCACTGTGTTCAGGAAACATACAGGACAGAAAAGGTAGGTGCCTCTCATCAGAGCTGCTGATAGCAGGGGCAGATGCCCTGtttgagagcagcagagctttcTCTGTCAGTGTGGGGAGGATGGGCACTGGTTGCATACAAGGGAGAGGGGTCGGGGTGAAATTTAGCTTTGCTGACGAGCTGTAAGGTGGGAATAAGTTTTGACTCAGCCAGTGCCTTCGAGCAGATGGTTTCCCATGCCATTCACCCTTAAAGCTCGCCTTTCCGCTGTGTTTCCCCGAGGTGCGGGGCTTTTACCGGGGTGTGAGCGCGTCGGTGCTGGCGGTGTCGGCGGTGTCCTCGGTGTCCTTCGGCACGTACCGGGGCGCGCTGGGCGCCGTGTGCCAGCTGCGCCACGGCGCCCGCGacgcgccgcccgccccgctcgATGTCTCGCTGGCCGGAgccgctgccggcgccgcccgggTAGGTGAACAGCCCGCGGGGAAAGCAGGGGATGTGCTCTCGGCCCGGGAGGCCGCGGGGGAGCCTGGCGGGTTTGTTTTTGCAGGGTTTGTTTTTGCTGGGCGGGTCGTGCCCTGCCCTCGCCGCCCCCTCGCTGCCCGGCTCCGCGGCGTGGCCGAGCCGGACTCTGGAGCGCCGGAACGCTTCAGAACGTGCCATGGAAATGACACAGGGCTTGGCAGCAAACGCAGAACGAGGGAGaaaaaccagcacaggcagcaaacCCCCCACGGGGCTGCGATGGTTTATGTAAGAGGGACATGGCTGAGTGAAAGCGCAGGCCGgtgctttcccagcagctgcacaagcGCCGCTGCAGGAATGGGCAGGGCACGGCGCTGCCTTGCCGCCGCCGAAAACTCCTCGGGGCTCCACTGAGAGCTGATGGGGCTGCCTGCAAACGTGCAGGATCCTCGGACAGGGCCGAGGCtgggtgcaggagcagctgcccacaGGCAGGTGAGGCTGAGCACCCACAGGTGCTGTGAGTGTGGTGGAGCTCATCCCACCACGCCGATGGCACGCTGGGCACAAATGTGTGCCTACTCACAGTCCTCTCACAGAGTAGGGCACATGGTCAGGTCTCTAGGTGTTTCCTAGCAGTCAGGGACTCAACATGGGCTAAATTTTTATAGTCTGGGTGGTCTTGGTTCTAATACAGATACAAATAAGAGCCCTGATGTATGCTGAGGACACCCCCCTCTCCACACCCACCTAGTTTAGCAAGTAGTTACAGGTATTTAATATCCTGTGTTGGTTTCTGCcttgcctccctccctgcccagtgcAGCTCACACacgtgtcctgctgctgctgggtgcagcagcacaggcagaggggaggaggCTGGAGCTTGCTGGAACTCGCACACAATATTATTGCCTGAAAAGCTGGGAGACAAGGATTTGCAGGAGGGAGATCAGAACACCGTTTAACTGTGAGGGTTAAAGTGCCACTCTCTGGTGTTGCAGGTTGTGTTGACAAACCCCAGTGAAGTGGCTAAAGTTCGGATGCAGACTCAGAGGAACCCACACCCTTCCATCACACATCAGCCTGTTTCCGAGCCAAAGTACCGAGGGTCTCTGCACTGTCTGAAGGTTATCATCAAGGAGGAAGGATTAAGAGGTCTCTACAAGGGCTGTTCTGCATTACTCTGCAGGGactgctctgcttc is drawn from Prinia subflava isolate CZ2003 ecotype Zambia chromosome 5, Cam_Psub_1.2, whole genome shotgun sequence and contains these coding sequences:
- the SLC25A47 gene encoding solute carrier family 25 member 47 isoform X1, translated to MDFIAGAIGGGLSTAVGYPLDTVKVRIQTENHYRGFWHCVQETYRTEKVRGFYRGVSASVLAVSAVSSVSFGTYRGALGAVCQLRHGARDAPPAPLDVSLAGAAAGAARVVLTNPSEVAKVRMQTQRNPHPSITHQPVSEPKYRGSLHCLKVIIKEEGLRGLYKGCSALLCRDCSASAVYFLSYSVLCDWLTPDTRNKPGFLVVLLSGGFAGVLAWGFATPMDVIKSRMQTDESEQHKYKGLVHCVRESVRKEGAKVLFKGLGLNCVRAFPVNMVVFVTYEGVLRFTEHYINKK